From a region of the Vidua macroura isolate BioBank_ID:100142 chromosome 3, ASM2450914v1, whole genome shotgun sequence genome:
- the NAPB gene encoding beta-soluble NSF attachment protein, with product MDSAGKEREAVQLMAEAEKRVKGSHSFLRGLFGGNTRVEEACEMYTRAANMFKIAKNWSAAGNAFCQAAKLHMQLQSKHDSATSFVDAGNAYKKADPQEAINCLNAAIDIYTDMGRFTIAAKHHITIAEIYEAELVDIEKAIAHYEQAADYYKGEESNSSANKCLLKVAAYAAQLEQYQKAIEIYEQVGTNTMDNPLLKYSAKEYFFKAALCHFIVDELNAKLALEKYEEMFPAFTDSRECKLLKKLLEAHEEQNSEAYTEAVKEFDSISRLDQWLTTMLLRIKKTIQGEGDGDLK from the exons ATGGACAGCGCCGGCAAGGAGCGGGAGGCCGTGCAGCTCATGGCGGAGGCCGAGAAGCGGGTCAAGGGCTCGCACTCCTTCCTTCGGGGGCTCTTCGG GGGCAACACCCGGGTGGAGGAAGCCTGTGAGATGTACACCAGGGCTGCCAACATGTTCAAGATCGCCAAAAACTGGAGTG CGGCAGGAAATGCCTTTTGCCAGGCGGCCAAGCTGCACATGCAGCTCCAGAGCAAGCACGACTCAGCCACCAGCTTTGTGGATGCCGGGAATGCCTACAAAAAAGCAGATCCGCAAG AGGCCATCAACTGCTTAAATGCAGCCATCGATATCTACACGGACATG ggccgCTTCACCATTGCTGCCAAGCACCACATCACCATTGCTGAGATCTACGAGGCTGAGCTGGTGGACATCGAGAAG GCCATCGCGCACTATGAGCAGGCTGCAGATTACTACAAGGGAGAGGAATCCAACAG CTCAGCCAACAAGTGTCTGCTGAAGGTGGCAGCCTACGCGGCGCAGCTGGAGCAGTACCAGAAAGCCATCGAGATCTACGAGCAG gtgggAACAAACACGATGGATAACCCTTTGCTCAAGTACAGCGCCAAAGAATATTTCTTCAaagctgccctgtgccactTCATCGTGGATGAGCTGAATGCCAAG CTTGCGCTGGAGAAATACGAAGAAATGTTCCCAGCTTTCACAGATTCCCGGGAATGCAAGCTATTGAAA AAACTGCTGGAAGCTCACGAGGAGCAGAACAGCGAGGCCTACACTGAGGCT GTGAAGGAATTCGACTCCATCTCGCGACTGGATCAGTGGCTCACCACGATGCTGCTGCGCATCAAGAAAACCATCCAGGGCGAGGGCGACGGCGACCTCAAGTGA
- the LOC128804883 gene encoding GDNF-inducible zinc finger protein 1-like, whose product MESNPVLLESKSSPINLLNEMQQLRLLGHLCDVTVSVEYQGVRAEFPAHKAVLAATSKFFKEVFLNEKPVDGPHSNVFLNEVQVADFASFLEFVYTARVEVEEDRVQRMLEIAEKLKCLDLSETCFQLKKQMLESVLLELQSFSESQNSEEESAACPSTVLTAKAERDSPDCTVAVPGHGASPEGLAAKSKEKMDKKKEVLKAPYAKIRRASGRLAGRKVFVEIPKKKYTRRLQEQQRNAEEEKQPKGKEGEQEQEENSGKPEGTSPENLPKGEVDKKKRSGTFKCGTCQKEFLYEKSFLKHIQQSHGITSALEFRCETCAQTFANRCNLRSHQRHVHSSERRFPCELCAKRFKRKKDVKRHVLQVHEGGGERHQCHQCGKGLSSRTALRLHERTHTGHKPYGCPECEAKFSQPSALKTHMRIHTGEKPFVCDECGARFTQNHMLIYHRRCHTGERPFMCETCGKSFASKEYLKHHNRIHTGSKPFKCDVCFRTFAQRNSLYQHIKVHTGERPYCCDQCGKQFTQLNALQRHHRIHTGEKPFMCSACGRTFTDKSTLRRHTSIHDKNTPWKSFLVIVKGAAKNDEGHKTEFPDEEYEVSPKIPEKLLSFPENSPYQSLAAVLGSRNSSTDCKASGAQESLLGELTVLHTQTDAGQPQLHALVNVE is encoded by the exons ATGGAAAGCAACCCCGTTCTGCTGGAATCCAAGTCCTCCCCGATCAACCTGCTGAACGAGATGCAGCAGCTGCGGCTGCTGGGCCACCTGTGCGACGTCACGGTCAGCGTGGAGTACCAGGGCGTCCGCGCCGAGTTCCCGGCACACAAGGCCGTGCTGGCTGCCACCAGCAAGTTCTTCAAGGAGGTTTTCCTCAACGAGAAACCTGTGGATGGCCCCCACAGCAACGTGTTCCTCAACGAGGTGCAGGTGGCAGATTTCGCCTCCTTTCTGGAGTTTGTGTACACAGCGCgtgtggaggtggaggaggacagggtGCAGCGCATGCTTGAGATCGCTGAGAAGCTCAAGTGCCTGGATCTCTCTGAGACTTGCTTCCAGCTGAAGAAGCAGATGCTGGaatctgtgctgctggagctgcagagcttcTCAGAGTCACAGAATTCCGAGGAGGAAAGTGCCGCCTGCCCGAGCACTGTGCTGACAGCAAAGGCCGAGCGGGACTCTCCGGATTGTACTGTAGCTGTGCCTGGCCATGGAGCATCTCCTGAGGGGCTTGCTGCCAAGTCCAAGGAGAAGATGGACAAAAAGAAGGAAGTGCTGAAGGCTCCTTATGCCAAGATCCGCAGAGCGAGCGGGCGGCTGGCCGGCAGGAAGGTGTTTGTGGAGATCCCGAAGAAAAAATACACCcggaggctgcaggagcagcagcggAACGCcgaggaggaaaagcagcccAAGGGcaaggagggagagcaggagcaggaggagaactCGGGCAAACCTGAGGGGACCTCCCCGGAAAACCTTCCCAAAGGCGAGGTGGACAAAAAGAAGCGCAGCGGCACCTTCAAGTGCGGCACGTGCCAGAAGGAGTTCCTTTACGAGAAGAGTTTCCTGAAGCACATCCAGCAGAGCCACGGGATCACCTCAGCGCTGGAGTTCCGCTGCGAGACGTGCGCGCAGACCTTCGCCAACCGCTGCAACCTGCGCAGCCACCAGCGGCACGTGCACAGCAGCGAGCGCCGCTTCCCCTGTGAGCTCTGCGCCAAGCGCTTCAAGAGGAAGAAGGACGTCAAGAGGCATGTCCTGCAGGTGCACGAGGGTGGCGGGGAGcgccaccagtgccaccagtgcgGCAAGGGGCTCAGCTCCAGGACGGCCCTGCGGCTCCACGAGAGAACACACACGGGACACAAGCCCTACGGCTGCCCGGAGTGCGAGGCCAAGTTCTCCCAGCCTTCGGCACTGAAAACCCACATGAG GATCCACACGGGGGAGAAGCCCTTTGTGTGTGATGAGTGTGGGGCCCGCTTCACGCAAAACCACATGCTCATCTACCACAGGCGCTGCCACACAG GGGAAAGGCCTTTCATGTGTGAAACCTGTGGGAAGAGCTTTGCCTCCAAGGAATACTTGAAACACCACAACCGGATCCACACGGGATCCAAGCCCTTCAAATGTGACGTTTGCTTCCGGACCTTTGCCCAGAGGAATTCCCTGTACCAGCACATCAAAGTCCACACAG GGGAGCGGCCGTACTGTTGTGACCAGTGTGGGAAGCAGTTCACGCAGCTGAACGCGCTCCAGCGGCACCACCGCATCCACACCGGCGAGAAGCCCTTCATGTGCAGCGCCTGCGGCAGGACCTTCACCGACAAATCCACACTGCGCCGGCACACCTCG ATCCATGATAAAAACACCCCCTGGAAGTCCTTCCTCGTCATCGTGAAAGGAGCCGCAAAGAATGACGAGGGGCACAAAACGGAGTTTCCTGATGAAGAATACGAGGtgtcccccaaaatcccagagaagctgctctCCTTCCCAGAGAACAGCCCCTaccagagcctggcagcagtcCTGGGAAGTAGGAATTCCAGCACGGACTGTAAGGCCTCTGGAGCACAGGAGTCCCTGCTGGGAGAACTCACCGTGCTCCACACACAGACAGAcgctgggcagccccagctccatgCCCTGGTGAACGTGGAATGA